In Bombus vancouverensis nearcticus chromosome 12, iyBomVanc1_principal, whole genome shotgun sequence, the genomic stretch TGGGTCCTGTGGTTGGATTCTGTATTATTGCTGGAATAGTGCTGTTTTATTTATTGGTATGTAGGACTCGTAAAAAAAGGACATTGGCTGCAAGGCGTAATAAACTTGTTATAGATTCTGAAATGGAGTCATCTATCCTACATTTCTCATTTTCTTCTCCAACATCCACTACGTATCATTCTCATGAACTAAAAGCAACTGCAGCTGGTGATAGTACACTAAAGgtatgatataaaatattacctGTAGTAGTTCAAGTTCAAATATAGACTAATCTGtcttcatatatatgtatatttatatgtttattgtCAGCTATATTTATAGCATTAAGAGAATTTTATTACATGTAGATACAATTAAACACAGCGATATAAGCTTTTTCAGGAAAAcacaaaataattaaacaaataaacataaatatagGTATAATATGGTTACATGTTTTCTGAATTCTTTTTTATGCAATTAAACTACAAATTTGTATgcttattaaaaattcattcatttcattttaggttcagaaatataaaaattgattcTCTTTTCTTCCTATTACATCTTCTGCTTTATTtcgtaattttcatattttaaacgtaaatattatataaattgtatattgaAATAGGAATACTTGGATGGAAGAAGCTTAACTAGTGGATCAGGATCTGGTTTACCATTATTGGTGCAAAGAACATTGGCTAAACAAGTGGCACTAGTGGAATGCCTTGGTAGCGGTGGTAATGGTGGATTTGGTGGAGAAGTTTGGAGAGGAATATGGCATGGTGAAAATGTTgctgtaaaaatatatttttcacgaGATGAAGCAGCTTGGGCTCGTGAAACAGAAGTTTATTCTCAATTGCTACCATCGAGACACGATAATATTCTCGGTTATGTCGGAAGTGATATGACAAGTAGAGCAAGTTGCACTCAACTTTGGCTAGTGACTCATTATCACCCGATGGGCTCGcttttcgattatttaaatcgaACACCTCATTCTTTGACACATCATCAAACACTCAGTATTTGTTTGAGTATTGTGAATGGATTGCTTTATCTACATACAGAAATTCATGGAACTAGAGGGAAACCAGCCATGGCGCACCGTAATCTCAAATCTAAAAATATTCTTGTTAAAACTAATGGTAGTTGTGTAATTGCTGATTTTGCATTAGCTGTAACGCAAGAACGTTTGGCTACAGATAGAATCGATTTAAAACAAGGTACAAAACGATATATGAGCCCAGAGATTCTTGAGCAAACGTATGTAttacttttaattatatttttcgaaCAATAGCTTTTTAATAGTTGTCTCGTTAAATCGCTAAACTAAAAATACTTCTTTAGGATAAACGTCGAATGTTTGGAGAACTTCAGACGAGCTGATATATACAGTTTAGGATTGATACTATGGGAAGTTTGCAGGAGGTGTATAAGTAACGGTGTTGCATTAGAATATGTAGCACCATATTCTGAATGGCTTTCTAATAGTCAAGAACCTTCTATCGAAGAAATGCGAAAATTAGTATGTTTGGATCAACATAGACCACCTCTTCCTAACAGATGGCATTCTGATCCAGTATGcatttaattcattaatttttttctttagaACTTTCTTTTTTAAAAGAATGA encodes the following:
- the sax gene encoding type I BMP receptor saxophone isoform X1, which produces MAMADFMFITYFILSLILKLCPGEEEKFSLLENDFSVESEESQKSIDTMAFNGSLTGQQRFKCHICEGPDCLYSEICYNAVTCWKSRVRQPDGIESVSRGCTSTIDQMLLICNKQLPPRIIQSVTKKRHVSGPSRGVQYHVECCQTDFCNGGPFPILHDFNGDVVEEDYAVKLTLAILGPVVGFCIIAGIVLFYLLVCRTRKKRTLAARRNKLVIDSEMESSILHFSFSSPTSTTYHSHELKATAAGDSTLKEYLDGRSLTSGSGSGLPLLVQRTLAKQVALVECLGSGGNGGFGGEVWRGIWHGENVAVKIYFSRDEAAWARETEVYSQLLPSRHDNILGYVGSDMTSRASCTQLWLVTHYHPMGSLFDYLNRTPHSLTHHQTLSICLSIVNGLLYLHTEIHGTRGKPAMAHRNLKSKNILVKTNGSCVIADFALAVTQERLATDRIDLKQGTKRYMSPEILEQTINVECLENFRRADIYSLGLILWEVCRRCISNGVALEYVAPYSEWLSNSQEPSIEEMRKLVCLDQHRPPLPNRWHSDPTLAGLGKLMKECWHGKPAARLPVLRVKKTLVKLAANDTRVHLSLD
- the sax gene encoding type I BMP receptor saxophone isoform X2 — translated: MAFNGSLTGQQRFKCHICEGPDCLYSEICYNAVTCWKSRVRQPDGIESVSRGCTSTIDQMLLICNKQLPPRIIQSVTKKRHVSGPSRGVQYHVECCQTDFCNGGPFPILHDFNGDVVEEDYAVKLTLAILGPVVGFCIIAGIVLFYLLVCRTRKKRTLAARRNKLVIDSEMESSILHFSFSSPTSTTYHSHELKATAAGDSTLKEYLDGRSLTSGSGSGLPLLVQRTLAKQVALVECLGSGGNGGFGGEVWRGIWHGENVAVKIYFSRDEAAWARETEVYSQLLPSRHDNILGYVGSDMTSRASCTQLWLVTHYHPMGSLFDYLNRTPHSLTHHQTLSICLSIVNGLLYLHTEIHGTRGKPAMAHRNLKSKNILVKTNGSCVIADFALAVTQERLATDRIDLKQGTKRYMSPEILEQTINVECLENFRRADIYSLGLILWEVCRRCISNGVALEYVAPYSEWLSNSQEPSIEEMRKLVCLDQHRPPLPNRWHSDPTLAGLGKLMKECWHGKPAARLPVLRVKKTLVKLAANDTRVHLSLD